The Stigmatella aurantiaca DW4/3-1 genome contains the following window.
GGGCGGGAGGCCGATAGATGCGAGTGCTGGTCACGGGAGCAGACGGCTTCGCGGGACGCCACCTGTGCGCGCTGCTGCGCGCCTCGGGCGACGAGGTGGTGGAGGCACACGGGCCCCGCGCGGAAGGCATGAACAGCAACGCGCTGAACTTCGACATCGCGGACGAGGCGGCCGTGCGCGCGGCCGTGGAGAAGGCCCGTCCCGAGGGCGTCATCCACCTGGCGGGCTTTGCCTCCGTGGCCCGCAGCCATGGCAACCCAGCCCGTGTCTTCGCGGTCAACACCCAGGGCACGGTGAACCTGCTGATCGCCCTGCGGGAAGCCGCGCCCAAGACGCGCGTGCTGCTCATCAGCTCGGGCGAGGTGTATGGGCCCGTCACCGAAGGCACCCGGGCCGAGGAGACCTTGCCCCCCGTGCCGCTGAGCCCCTATGCGGCCTCGAAGATCGCCGCGGAGCTGGCGGGCGAGCAATTCTTCCGCAGCTACGGGTTGCCGGTGGTGCTGGCGCGGCCCTTCAACCACCTGGGCGAGGGGCAGGACCCCACCTTCGTGGTGCCTTCGTTCGCCGCCCAGCTCCGAGCCATCGCCCAGGGCAAGGCCAGCCCGGTGCTGCGCACGGGAAACCTGGATGCCATCCGCGATTTCTCCCACGTGAAGGACGTGGTGGCCGCCTACCGCCTGCTGCTGACCGCGGGGGTGCCAGGGCAGACCTACAATGTCTGCAGCGGCACGGCCCGCTCCATCCGCGCCGTCCTGGAGGAGATGCTGGCCCTCTCGGGCGTGGCGGCCCGCATCGAGCTGGACCCCGCGCGCTTGAGGCCCTCGGAGATTCCAAGCCTGGTGGGCTCCCCGGACAAGCTCCGCGCCCTGGGGTGGCAGCCCAAATCCAGTGTCACCGAGGCGTTGCGCGAGGTGCTCGGCCCTGGGCTTCGCGCGGCGCCCGGAGCGCCGTCTCATAAACCGTGAGCGTCCGCTCCGCGGCGCGCTTCCAGGTGAACTGAGCGGCGCGGCGCCGACCCTTCTCGGACCAGTGCCGCCGCTCCTCCGGAGCGTCCAGCAACCGTGCCAGGGTGGCCGCCAACCCCTCGGCATCCTCGGGCCCCACGGAGGGCGCCGCGTCCCCGCAGACCTCGGGCAGCGAGCCCGCGTTGGAGACAATGGCCGGCGTGCCCAGGTGCATGGCCTCCAACGGCGGCAAGCCAAAGCCCTCGCCCCGCGACGGGAAGACGAAGACGGTGGCGCGGCGCATCAGCTCGTAGAAGACGGGGGCGGATTGATAACCCATCGGCCGGATGTCGAAGCCCTCGGCCCGCATGCGGCCCACGCGCAGCTCCACGGGCCCCGAGCCGAACCAGCTCTGCCCCGCGAGCACGAGGGGCACCTGCCGCCCTCGGGCCCGGAGCCGCTCCAGTGCGTCGAGCACCAGCCCCACGTTCTTGCGCACGTCCAGCGAGCCCGCGTACAGCACGAAGTCCTGCGGCAAGGCCAAGGTGTCCATGAGCGCCTCGCCCGCCGCATCCAAGGGCTCGGCCACCACATGGTCCACCCCATTGTGGACGAGTTCCACGCGGCCCGCCGTCTCCGGAAAGTGGGCCGCCAGCTCATCCCGGGTGTATGCGCTCACGCAGATCAGCCGGTCCGCGAGCTTCAGGCTGCGCGTCAGCCAGAGGCGGAACTGCCACCGGAAGGCATGGGACACCGTCTCCGGCATCGTCAGCGGAAGGAGATCATGCACCGTGAGGACGTAAGCCTTGTCCGGCAAGCGCATGAGCGGGAGGTTGAAGTTGCCCAGCGCGTGGTAGAGCCGCGCCTTCGAG
Protein-coding sequences here:
- a CDS encoding GDP-mannose 4,6-dehydratase; translated protein: MRVLVTGADGFAGRHLCALLRASGDEVVEAHGPRAEGMNSNALNFDIADEAAVRAAVEKARPEGVIHLAGFASVARSHGNPARVFAVNTQGTVNLLIALREAAPKTRVLLISSGEVYGPVTEGTRAEETLPPVPLSPYAASKIAAELAGEQFFRSYGLPVVLARPFNHLGEGQDPTFVVPSFAAQLRAIAQGKASPVLRTGNLDAIRDFSHVKDVVAAYRLLLTAGVPGQTYNVCSGTARSIRAVLEEMLALSGVAARIELDPARLRPSEIPSLVGSPDKLRALGWQPKSSVTEALREVLGPGLRAAPGAPSHKP
- a CDS encoding glycosyltransferase family 4 protein, with product MSTGPIAFDASLWDEPTTGIGLYTRCLASALEAQGVSLERFGARTSGEHPRGTMGRSGYVLARLPEELRGSKARLYHALGNFNLPLMRLPDKAYVLTVHDLLPLTMPETVSHAFRWQFRLWLTRSLKLADRLICVSAYTRDELAAHFPETAGRVELVHNGVDHVVAEPLDAAGEALMDTLALPQDFVLYAGSLDVRKNVGLVLDALERLRARGRQVPLVLAGQSWFGSGPVELRVGRMRAEGFDIRPMGYQSAPVFYELMRRATVFVFPSRGEGFGLPPLEAMHLGTPAIVSNAGSLPEVCGDAAPSVGPEDAEGLAATLARLLDAPEERRHWSEKGRRRAAQFTWKRAAERTLTVYETALRAPREAQGRAPRATPR